A single region of the Mustela lutreola isolate mMusLut2 chromosome 2, mMusLut2.pri, whole genome shotgun sequence genome encodes:
- the TMEM212 gene encoding transmembrane protein 212 — protein MQSLHQAAGRILISLGALSVVSGVITFFPVFSYKLWFTGWSVWIACPIWNGALALTTGILLLLAHKEWTKRYLWQASFIFVILSMMGCPLHFAVALESALLGPYCFYSFSGIAGTDYVGYAVAFPFPYASFPSAYVDPLHYEEYHLTLQAFNLCLSFAMFCVSLTVFVKLSAGLIWKTHTSPRCVDPASRRVRTEPLGEISDFKFLCLILGHSIMS, from the exons ATGCAGAGCCTACACCAGGCTGCTGGCCGAATTCTCATTTCCCTGGGGGCTCTTAGTGTAGTCTCTGGAGTTATCACTTTCTTCCCTGTCTTTTCTTACAAGCTTTGGTTCACGGGATGGAGTGTCTGGATTGCTTGCCCCATCTGGAATGGAGCTTtg GCCCTCACAACTGGTATACTTCTGCTGTTGGCTCACAAAGAGTGGACCAAGAGATACCTG tgGCAAGCTAGTTTCATCTTTGTGATTCTGAGCATGATGGGATGTCCACTTCATTTTGCTGTAGCCTTGGAATCTGCTCTCCTTGGCCCATATTGCTTCTACTCGTTTTCAGGGATAGCAGGGACTGATTACGTTGGTTATGCAGTTGCCTTTCCTTTTCCGTATGCAAGCTTCCCATCAGCTTATGTGGACCCGCTGCACTATGAAGAGTACCACCTGACCCTTCAAGCCTTCAACCTGTGCCTGAGCTTTGCCATGTTCTGTGTGTCCTTGACAGTGTTCGTCAAGCTTTCTGCAGGACTGATCTGGAAGACACACAC ATCACCAAGATGTGTGGATCCGGCCTCCAGGAGGGTTAGAACAGAACCACTGGGCGAGATTTCTGATTTCAAATTCCTATGTCTGATACTGGGTCACTCCATTATGAGTTGA